A section of the Candidatus Hydrogenedens sp. genome encodes:
- a CDS encoding HAD family hydrolase codes for MSYRWIVSDIDGCLSPETSEAWNWDTFKQLAEFFHKRRRNSPYPVPLILCTGRPQPYVEVWAKIFDLRAPLVCENGAVIYTLKDNMSRFGPGVTSEKIQGLRNLRLFIEKELLPKQPEVIYQFGKEAQLSLFSQKPELFNEMIDTIHNFVKQQGGPELVIQPSHYYLNISLAGVNKGEAIKVILNELESNRNEAVGIGDTSGDIAIREQVAFFACPANAHKEIKEYADYISPYPDILGVLDILQQPPFMSVWTTV; via the coding sequence ACTTCAGAGGCATGGAACTGGGATACCTTTAAACAATTGGCAGAGTTTTTTCATAAAAGAAGAAGAAACAGTCCTTATCCTGTGCCATTAATTTTATGCACAGGTAGACCTCAACCTTATGTAGAAGTCTGGGCAAAGATTTTTGATTTGCGTGCTCCACTTGTATGTGAAAACGGCGCAGTTATTTATACATTAAAAGACAATATGTCACGATTCGGTCCTGGTGTAACATCAGAAAAAATTCAAGGATTACGCAACCTACGATTATTTATTGAAAAAGAACTGTTACCTAAGCAACCTGAAGTAATTTATCAATTTGGGAAAGAAGCTCAACTCTCACTGTTCAGCCAGAAACCAGAATTATTTAATGAAATGATAGATACCATCCATAATTTTGTCAAACAACAGGGTGGACCTGAATTAGTTATCCAACCGAGCCATTACTATTTGAATATATCACTTGCTGGTGTCAATAAAGGTGAAGCCATAAAGGTTATATTGAATGAATTGGAGTCCAATCGTAACGAAGCAGTAGGTATCGGAGATACCTCAGGTGATATTGCTATTCGCGAACAGGTAGCCTTTTTCGCATGCCCTGCCAATGCACATAAAGAGATAAAAGAATACGCTGATTACATCTCTCCTTATCCCGACATTTTAGGCGTACTGGATATTCTACAACAACCCCCATTCATGTCCGTGTGGACAACTGTCTAA
- a CDS encoding decaprenyl-phosphate phosphoribosyltransferase has protein sequence MFLVSLIKTLRVYQWTKNFLVFAALIFAGELLNLSSLIYSFIAFLSFCFAASSAYILNDIIDIEKDRLHPEKSQRPIPSGEISIPTAVFLTISLAILSLALGELLGLRFIFILLVYVFLTVSYSLIWKKFFLVDVLVLALGFVTRAVAGAVAINVVFSNWLIVCTLFLALFLGLGKRRSELLLLKDDAENHRSVLVYYTIEYLDQLLLIVSGGALITFTIYTCSPEVIQRLHTDRLYLTLPFVIYGLFRYLYLVRYHGEGSDPSNVLISDKPIILCVLLWALTNVGIIYSSKILSFLNF, from the coding sequence ATGTTTCTTGTCTCATTAATCAAAACGTTGCGGGTATATCAATGGACCAAAAATTTCCTTGTTTTTGCCGCATTAATTTTTGCAGGTGAACTGCTTAATCTTTCATCTTTAATATACTCATTCATTGCCTTCCTCTCATTCTGTTTTGCAGCAAGTTCTGCCTATATTTTGAATGATATTATCGATATAGAGAAAGACCGACTCCATCCAGAAAAATCGCAACGTCCTATCCCCAGTGGAGAAATTAGTATCCCAACTGCGGTATTCCTGACTATATCCCTTGCAATATTATCTTTGGCTTTAGGTGAACTATTAGGACTACGTTTCATCTTTATCCTTTTGGTTTATGTTTTCTTAACTGTAAGTTATTCTCTCATCTGGAAAAAATTCTTCTTAGTTGATGTGCTTGTGTTAGCCTTAGGTTTTGTGACGAGGGCTGTTGCTGGGGCTGTAGCCATCAACGTGGTATTCTCAAATTGGTTGATTGTGTGCACCTTATTTCTGGCACTATTTTTAGGTTTGGGTAAAAGGCGTAGCGAATTACTATTACTAAAAGATGATGCGGAGAATCACCGTTCCGTGCTGGTTTATTACACCATAGAATATTTAGACCAATTGCTATTGATTGTCTCAGGAGGGGCTTTAATAACATTTACCATTTATACCTGTTCACCAGAGGTTATTCAACGCTTACATACAGACCGTCTTTATCTAACTCTGCCCTTTGTAATTTATGGTTTGTTCCGCTACCTCTATTTAGTCCGCTACCATGGTGAAGGTTCTGACCCGAGCAACGTATTAATTTCAGACAAACCTATTATCCTCTGTGTCCTACTATGGGCTCTCACGAATGTTGGCATTATATACAGCAGTAAAATACTATCTTTCCTGAACTTTTAA
- a CDS encoding MFS transporter, which produces MSNTSTDTEPIHNEFRWYEGLAICLSMIGVQLCSEVINQWGLYFYSPSGGVGRMVYVSIGLVGYIFIIGTFWDAFSSPVVGALSDKTPTRPGRWRIIPIYGRRRPYIFSGALLMIFTMIGFWYPPINHTSIINFIYGTVLLCAHWTLFSVAVIPLNALGPEIARSESARVALGTWTAIGMIVGLAMANALPGILISKLDPARVENHLEIITENQTHSDTTEQEIRTWLISWEIPENDLGNQLSSCLIKNDSTDRRNQNLYSLQGVLFEQLQERSIQKAVDTILKKSEISSYQRLPRKAFLAIQVSSNNPPEAVLNRMHKEICSFLLPHISQFIEASLEAENYKIYIHTKLLEPIKSADLKTPSLQNKDISLQGESLIITDEKPISELDYETIKAEVLKLCVQKNVLCSDTGIENTCTIIISKALANNLAIAEIQNSIAGSIIKNTHWISESYSPTGYRRVATVFAIISFILFMLPVICIRERYDSTAVQSEPLPWGQGLKDALRNKPFMIYAWSFFLFTIGFLAVQRVLPYWAELGLDGDESTITFLLIPFILVAIVSYAVIPIAAKYMHMKWLMFIALGIIASGMPFLYLIGKLNVDFTVRTILGMVLFGYCGIGQAIIYVMMIPMLGDIIDYDEQFSGERREAVYNGLSAFIWKASMAGSIWLASQSMSYWGNSIQQYTGVLLVGPFAGLFGLLGMILISFYPSHWRNTK; this is translated from the coding sequence ATGAGCAACACATCTACAGATACCGAACCTATCCACAACGAATTCCGCTGGTATGAGGGGCTGGCAATTTGCCTTTCTATGATAGGGGTGCAATTATGTAGTGAGGTTATCAATCAATGGGGACTATATTTCTATTCACCTTCTGGCGGAGTGGGTAGAATGGTCTATGTATCCATTGGATTGGTTGGATATATTTTTATCATTGGCACATTTTGGGATGCATTTAGCAGTCCCGTAGTTGGTGCATTGTCAGACAAGACACCAACCCGACCTGGACGTTGGCGAATTATCCCCATATACGGACGTCGACGCCCATACATTTTCTCAGGTGCCCTCCTCATGATATTTACCATGATAGGGTTCTGGTATCCACCAATAAATCATACCTCCATTATAAATTTTATCTATGGCACCGTTCTCCTGTGTGCCCACTGGACCCTTTTCTCGGTCGCAGTTATTCCCCTGAACGCTTTGGGTCCAGAGATTGCTCGCTCCGAATCAGCACGGGTTGCACTCGGAACATGGACTGCAATAGGCATGATTGTAGGATTAGCAATGGCAAACGCATTGCCAGGTATCTTAATCTCCAAATTAGACCCTGCCCGTGTTGAAAACCACCTCGAAATAATCACAGAAAACCAGACCCATTCAGACACGACCGAACAAGAAATTCGTACCTGGCTAATCTCATGGGAAATTCCTGAAAACGATTTAGGCAACCAACTATCATCTTGTTTGATAAAGAACGATTCTACAGACAGAAGAAATCAAAACCTTTACTCTCTACAAGGTGTATTGTTTGAACAACTTCAAGAAAGAAGTATCCAGAAGGCAGTCGATACCATCCTCAAAAAATCCGAAATTTCATCCTATCAAAGACTACCACGGAAAGCCTTTTTAGCCATTCAGGTCTCATCTAATAACCCACCAGAGGCTGTATTAAATCGAATGCATAAGGAAATATGTTCTTTTCTACTTCCTCATATTTCCCAGTTTATAGAGGCATCCCTTGAAGCAGAAAATTACAAAATATATATTCACACCAAACTATTGGAACCTATAAAATCAGCAGACCTGAAAACCCCTTCATTACAAAACAAAGACATATCACTTCAAGGGGAGAGTTTAATCATCACGGATGAAAAACCTATTTCCGAGTTAGACTATGAAACAATAAAAGCGGAAGTACTCAAACTATGTGTTCAAAAAAATGTTTTGTGTTCCGATACTGGTATTGAAAATACTTGCACTATCATTATCTCTAAAGCATTAGCCAATAATCTTGCAATTGCAGAAATCCAAAATTCTATTGCAGGAAGTATCATAAAAAATACACATTGGATTAGCGAAAGTTATTCTCCCACTGGGTATCGGCGGGTTGCTACAGTATTCGCCATCATATCATTTATCTTGTTCATGTTGCCTGTAATATGTATACGGGAACGATATGACTCCACAGCGGTGCAAAGTGAACCATTACCTTGGGGACAAGGATTGAAAGATGCTTTACGGAACAAACCATTCATGATTTACGCATGGTCATTTTTCTTGTTTACTATCGGATTTCTGGCGGTTCAACGTGTACTACCCTATTGGGCGGAACTGGGTTTGGACGGTGATGAAAGCACAATCACATTCCTGCTGATACCATTCATTCTTGTGGCTATCGTATCATACGCAGTCATACCAATAGCAGCAAAATATATGCACATGAAATGGCTTATGTTTATCGCATTAGGAATAATCGCGTCAGGAATGCCATTTTTATATCTCATCGGCAAACTAAATGTTGACTTTACAGTACGGACAATCTTAGGTATGGTATTGTTCGGGTATTGTGGAATAGGTCAGGCAATTATTTATGTAATGATGATACCTATGTTAGGCGATATCATCGATTACGATGAGCAATTTTCAGGGGAACGACGTGAGGCTGTGTATAATGGACTTAGTGCGTTCATTTGGAAAGCATCCATGGCTGGGTCTATCTGGCTTGCTTCGCAATCCATGAGTTATTGGGGAAATTCGATACAGCAGTACACAGGCGTCTTGTTGGTCGGACCTTTCGCTGGACTATTCGGACTGCTTGGCATGATTCTCATTTCTTTTTATCCTTCTCATTGGCGGAATACTAAGTGA
- the topA gene encoding type I DNA topoisomerase, which translates to MSKYLVVVESPAKARTINKYLGKDYHVVSSFGHIRDLPQERLGVNIKDNFVPEYTILPKSKKIVSQLKKEAEKSEKIIIASDPDREGEAIGWHISEVLRPVKKPVERITFNAITEKAIKEAVSHPRSIDMNLVYAQQARRILDRLVGYKLSPLVQWSVRKGLSAGRVQSVAVRLVCEREEEIRNFVVKEYWTIEGTFVKGENETFTAKLIKVDDKEPELNNEQETETVLSHVREVGTFRVDNIEEKEVRKNPLPPFITSTLQQEASRKLRFAPEYTMRLAQDLYEGVELGEEGAIGLITYMRTDSLRIESEAIAEVRAVIEQKYGVDYLPEKPNYYRSKKGAQDAHEAIRPTSAFRLPEQVKPYLSEDQYKLYNLIWQRFLASQMPPAIYKQRTVEIDGADKKYIFRATDTTPIFSGFTTVYDEERDDTNGDEDNGKQQLPLLAVNDSLQGKDFNGIQHFTKPPARYTEASLIRALEEKGIGRPSTYAPTLKTIRDRGYVVREKGRLKPTPLGEEVNRLLVQLFPDILDYGFTAKMEEELDEIEEGQLEWHQLLEQFYKAFQSDLTEAQKNIVREIFGKDILCEKCGTVLEVREGRYGFFLACPNYPECKFIKSLPKVLTRKTDRDCPACGKPLSLRYNKSGSILLCTGYPDCRAMFTFNEQGELVQIVSQEPVKTDETCPKCGANLVIRKSSKNNEEFYGCENYPKCRFTKPMDLDIPCPRKGCDGKLQYRMSRRGRFLGCSKYPDCNVILNGDIQKHTPCPKCNYPWTLLQKKRGGKKLQVCPNPDCKHQVEVEEDDINEI; encoded by the coding sequence ATGAGTAAATATTTAGTAGTTGTGGAGTCCCCAGCAAAAGCCAGAACGATAAATAAATATTTAGGTAAGGATTACCATGTTGTGTCCAGTTTTGGGCATATACGTGACCTACCTCAGGAGCGGTTAGGAGTTAATATTAAAGACAATTTTGTTCCTGAATATACAATTTTGCCGAAGTCAAAGAAGATAGTAAGTCAACTTAAAAAGGAAGCGGAGAAATCGGAAAAAATTATTATAGCCTCTGACCCTGACCGTGAGGGAGAAGCCATTGGCTGGCATATTTCTGAGGTGCTTCGTCCAGTAAAGAAACCTGTGGAACGAATTACATTTAATGCAATCACAGAAAAGGCGATTAAAGAAGCAGTGAGTCATCCACGTAGCATCGATATGAACCTTGTCTATGCCCAACAGGCGAGGCGAATTTTAGACCGTCTGGTTGGTTATAAATTGAGCCCATTGGTGCAGTGGTCTGTGCGTAAGGGGTTAAGTGCAGGTCGTGTCCAATCCGTAGCGGTGCGATTGGTTTGTGAACGTGAGGAGGAAATACGCAATTTTGTTGTAAAGGAATACTGGACTATTGAAGGCACATTTGTAAAGGGTGAAAACGAAACATTTACAGCAAAATTAATTAAAGTAGACGACAAAGAACCAGAGTTAAATAATGAGCAGGAAACCGAAACTGTCCTTTCGCATGTAAGAGAAGTAGGCACATTCCGAGTTGATAACATTGAGGAGAAGGAGGTGCGAAAAAATCCCTTGCCTCCATTTATTACCAGTACACTTCAGCAGGAAGCATCACGGAAACTTCGATTTGCCCCAGAATATACGATGCGACTTGCACAGGATTTGTATGAAGGGGTTGAGTTAGGCGAAGAAGGTGCGATTGGATTAATTACATATATGAGGACAGATTCATTACGAATAGAATCGGAAGCCATTGCCGAAGTCCGTGCGGTAATTGAACAAAAATATGGTGTAGATTATCTGCCCGAGAAGCCTAATTATTATCGTTCCAAGAAAGGGGCTCAGGATGCACATGAAGCCATCCGTCCTACGTCTGCATTTAGGTTGCCAGAACAGGTAAAGCCTTACTTATCGGAAGACCAGTATAAACTTTATAACTTAATTTGGCAAAGGTTCCTTGCTTCTCAAATGCCACCCGCTATTTATAAACAAAGAACTGTAGAAATTGATGGGGCTGATAAAAAATATATCTTTCGTGCAACAGACACGACGCCTATTTTTTCTGGTTTTACCACAGTTTACGATGAGGAACGAGATGATACGAATGGTGATGAGGATAATGGGAAACAGCAGTTACCACTGTTAGCGGTTAACGATAGTTTACAGGGTAAGGATTTTAATGGTATACAACATTTTACGAAACCACCAGCACGATACACTGAAGCCAGCCTTATCCGTGCTTTGGAAGAGAAAGGGATTGGCAGACCGAGCACGTATGCCCCGACATTGAAGACCATTCGCGACCGTGGCTATGTGGTGCGGGAAAAGGGCAGACTTAAACCTACTCCATTAGGAGAAGAGGTAAACCGACTGCTGGTGCAGTTATTCCCTGACATCCTTGATTACGGTTTTACAGCGAAAATGGAGGAAGAATTAGATGAGATTGAAGAGGGCCAACTTGAATGGCACCAATTGCTTGAACAATTTTATAAAGCGTTTCAAAGTGATTTAACAGAAGCACAAAAGAATATTGTCCGCGAAATTTTCGGTAAAGACATCCTTTGTGAAAAATGTGGAACTGTACTTGAAGTTCGTGAAGGCAGGTATGGTTTTTTTCTTGCATGCCCTAATTACCCAGAATGTAAATTCATAAAGTCATTACCAAAAGTACTAACACGGAAGACAGACAGAGATTGTCCTGCGTGTGGGAAGCCGTTATCTCTGCGGTACAACAAGTCGGGCTCGATTTTATTATGCACGGGTTATCCAGACTGCAGGGCGATGTTTACGTTTAATGAGCAAGGAGAACTTGTTCAGATCGTATCTCAGGAGCCTGTTAAAACCGATGAAACGTGCCCAAAATGTGGAGCAAATCTGGTTATCCGTAAATCTTCAAAAAACAATGAAGAATTCTATGGCTGTGAGAATTATCCTAAGTGCCGTTTTACAAAACCGATGGATTTGGATATACCGTGTCCGCGAAAAGGCTGTGATGGAAAATTACAATATCGGATGAGCCGACGTGGTAGATTTTTAGGTTGTTCTAAATATCCTGATTGTAATGTAATTCTTAATGGTGATATTCAAAAACATACCCCATGCCCGAAGTGTAATTATCCATGGACTCTTTTGCAAAAGAAGAGAGGTGGCAAGAAATTACAGGTATGCCCTAACCCTGATTGTAAACATCAGGTAGAGGTTGAAGAAGACGATATTAATGAAATTTAG
- a CDS encoding glucose-1-phosphate adenylyltransferase: protein MNIGRIDFQKLSKRVMAVVLGGGRGTRLYPLTKLRSKPAVPLCGRYRLVDIPLSNCINSGFMRIVVLTQFNSHSLNRHIMNSYHFDAFHQGSVTILAAEQTNETGDWFQGTADAVRKHILHIYDPEIQYYLILSGDQLYRMDYRELIRTHIQKEADITVSALPVGQDSASQFGIMQVDLDGNIKRFVEKPKESNILEQLITPPSLFDEFGISAEGKPYLASMGVYVFNADVLIRLLKEHLEWIDFGKQLIPGALNLHRVYAHMFDGFWEDIGTVRSYYDVSIAMTRDNPPFEFHDPDQPIYTHRRALPGARIIRSEVDHAIICSGARIETAKIMNSIIGIRSVIRKDTLVDHSIICGADSFEMGNIRHPSGIPMGIGDGSVIKKAIIDHNARIGKNVFICGSDELKDHEGDGYSIRDGIVVVHKNAVISDGTQIGKV, encoded by the coding sequence ATGAATATAGGGCGGATTGATTTTCAAAAGTTAAGTAAACGTGTGATGGCAGTCGTTTTAGGTGGGGGTAGAGGCACGAGATTATATCCGCTAACCAAACTACGCTCCAAACCCGCTGTCCCTTTGTGTGGCAGGTATCGGCTTGTGGATATTCCACTCAGCAATTGCATCAATTCAGGGTTTATGCGTATTGTCGTTTTGACACAATTCAACAGCCATTCCTTAAACAGGCACATTATGAATTCATATCATTTTGATGCATTTCATCAGGGAAGTGTAACAATCCTTGCAGCAGAGCAAACCAATGAAACAGGCGATTGGTTTCAAGGAACAGCCGACGCTGTCCGTAAACATATACTTCATATTTATGACCCCGAAATACAATACTACTTAATATTATCGGGAGACCAGTTGTATCGTATGGATTATCGGGAACTTATCCGAACACACATCCAGAAAGAAGCCGATATCACCGTTTCTGCACTTCCCGTAGGACAGGATTCGGCATCGCAATTTGGAATTATGCAGGTAGATTTGGATGGGAACATTAAACGGTTTGTCGAAAAACCGAAGGAAAGCAACATATTAGAGCAATTAATAACACCCCCTTCCCTTTTTGATGAATTCGGTATATCCGCAGAAGGAAAACCATATCTCGCATCAATGGGTGTTTATGTTTTTAATGCGGATGTGTTAATTCGATTATTAAAGGAACATTTAGAGTGGATTGATTTTGGCAAACAATTGATACCAGGAGCCCTCAATCTACATCGCGTTTATGCTCATATGTTTGATGGGTTCTGGGAAGACATTGGAACAGTGCGTTCATATTATGATGTCAGTATTGCGATGACACGAGATAACCCACCCTTTGAATTTCACGATCCCGACCAGCCTATCTATACACATCGCCGTGCCCTACCTGGAGCAAGAATTATCCGCTCTGAGGTTGACCATGCGATTATCTGTTCAGGGGCTCGGATTGAAACAGCAAAGATAATGAACTCTATTATCGGCATCCGCAGTGTTATCCGAAAAGACACTCTTGTCGACCATAGCATTATTTGCGGTGCCGATTCTTTTGAAATGGGTAATATTCGTCATCCCTCAGGCATCCCGATGGGTATCGGCGACGGAAGTGTAATTAAAAAAGCCATTATTGACCATAATGCCCGCATCGGAAAAAATGTGTTCATTTGTGGAAGTGATGAGTTAAAAGACCATGAAGGGGACGGATATTCGATACGGGATGGCATCGTTGTTGTCCACAAAAATGCTGTTATTTCAGATGGTACACAAATAGGAAAGGTATAA
- a CDS encoding DUF494 family protein: MNSEVKKIEDKIKSFLQENRTGNITKTTLRRKLSRQGFKSSDIEDALNRVWKKQEVSKRSLRSKFPKLSHTSFYIPEQDRLKLSDEAYTALQRLHYFQMITPIDRILLLEWLEQSRGKVNLEVLINVIQIALGPRYTYEEMKMIIGVALGDETVFV, encoded by the coding sequence ATGAATTCAGAAGTAAAGAAAATAGAGGATAAGATTAAGTCGTTTTTACAGGAAAACCGTACTGGAAACATAACAAAGACAACACTCCGCAGGAAATTGAGCCGACAGGGTTTTAAATCTTCGGATATTGAGGATGCATTAAATCGGGTATGGAAAAAGCAGGAAGTATCAAAGAGGTCGTTAAGGTCGAAATTTCCTAAGCTTTCCCATACCAGTTTTTACATCCCTGAACAGGACCGATTAAAGTTATCTGATGAAGCCTATACCGCCCTTCAACGGTTACATTATTTTCAGATGATAACACCTATCGACCGCATATTATTGCTTGAGTGGTTAGAACAATCTCGTGGTAAAGTAAATTTGGAAGTATTGATTAATGTGATTCAAATAGCGTTAGGTCCACGATATACATACGAAGAGATGAAAATGATTATCGGTGTGGCACTTGGTGATGAAACTGTTTTTGTTTGA
- a CDS encoding Hsp20/alpha crystallin family protein, with product MRRWWDPIQELEQIKREMDDLFRIFNEDVWDIPSFRFSFLPGISARTYPLVNIAEDKDNVYVEALAPGINPETLEVSVLNNTVRIAGEKPAVKDVKPEAFHRNERGAGKFIRTISLPVDVDSDKVKAEYKNGILMLTLPKAESAKPKQIAISVS from the coding sequence ATGAGAAGATGGTGGGATCCAATTCAAGAATTAGAACAAATCAAACGTGAGATGGATGATTTGTTCCGCATTTTCAATGAGGATGTCTGGGACATCCCTTCGTTCCGCTTCTCGTTCTTGCCAGGTATTTCGGCACGTACTTATCCTCTTGTCAATATTGCAGAGGATAAAGATAATGTCTACGTGGAGGCATTGGCTCCAGGGATTAACCCTGAGACATTGGAAGTCTCCGTTCTTAATAACACTGTCCGCATTGCAGGAGAGAAACCTGCGGTGAAGGATGTAAAACCGGAGGCTTTCCATCGCAATGAGCGTGGTGCTGGTAAATTTATCCGCACAATTTCACTTCCTGTCGATGTAGATTCGGATAAAGTCAAGGCGGAGTATAAGAATGGTATTTTGATGCTAACGCTCCCTAAAGCCGAATCGGCTAAACCCAAACAAATTGCAATATCTGTAAGTTAA
- a CDS encoding tyrosine recombinase XerC, producing the protein MIDLSLEIFFEHLRVERGLSEHTIRAYECDLEHFCDFILNRYQAFTLEAEETRKQRIVASLDLLKDVTKNDIRSFLAHVQSSGSSTKTASRKLSALKTVYRFFIRQGLLQKNPVLSLRTPKQRRDLPAVLTVEEVMRLLEAVDGDDPISIRDRALLEVLYSTGMRANESAMLTLSSIDFQSGLIRVLGKRRKERLVPLGSYAIQFLTKYLFIRKELGNPTHNIVFVNARGGPLTTRSIQRIVEKYSRQALPWRDDVSPHTLRHSFATHMLNGGADLRVVQEILGHEQLSTTQIYTHVSIEHLREVYQRAHPHA; encoded by the coding sequence ATGATTGACTTATCACTTGAAATCTTCTTTGAACATCTCCGAGTAGAAAGGGGTTTATCCGAGCATACGATACGGGCATACGAATGTGACCTTGAACACTTTTGTGATTTTATATTAAACCGATATCAGGCATTTACCTTGGAAGCGGAAGAAACTCGGAAACAACGTATTGTGGCAAGCCTTGACCTGCTTAAAGATGTAACAAAAAATGATATTCGTAGTTTTTTAGCACACGTTCAGAGTTCTGGCAGTTCAACGAAAACAGCATCACGGAAATTATCTGCATTAAAAACGGTTTATCGTTTTTTCATTCGACAGGGACTACTTCAGAAAAATCCAGTGTTAAGTTTAAGGACACCGAAACAGCGAAGAGACCTACCAGCGGTACTTACAGTTGAAGAAGTGATGAGATTGCTTGAGGCAGTGGATGGGGACGACCCAATTTCTATTCGTGACCGTGCATTATTAGAGGTTTTATACTCGACAGGAATGCGAGCCAATGAGTCTGCAATGTTAACCTTGTCTTCTATTGATTTTCAAAGTGGGTTGATTCGTGTGTTGGGGAAACGTCGTAAAGAACGACTCGTTCCGTTAGGTTCTTATGCTATCCAGTTCCTGACAAAATATTTATTTATCCGTAAAGAGTTAGGTAACCCGACACATAATATCGTTTTTGTTAACGCCAGAGGTGGACCCCTGACAACACGCAGTATCCAACGGATTGTTGAGAAGTATTCGAGACAGGCACTGCCGTGGCGAGATGATGTTTCACCTCATACATTACGGCATAGTTTTGCGACACACATGTTAAACGGAGGAGCAGACCTACGAGTTGTGCAGGAAATATTGGGTCATGAGCAATTGTCGACTACACAAATCTATACCCATGTTAGCATTGAACATCTCCGCGAAGTCTATCAAAGAGCACATCCACACGCGTAG
- a CDS encoding Hsp20/alpha crystallin family protein, whose amino-acid sequence MKETTIPVKTQSKHVPDTRDSSKTLRPPVDIFETSEGLTVIADLPGVQKEDVQIQVENDILTIKAVAKSNLNVDPTYREFELYPYFRQFQLSDKTDQEKIKAELKNGVLIIHLPKKEEAKPKQIPVTVS is encoded by the coding sequence ATGAAAGAAACAACAATTCCTGTCAAGACCCAATCTAAACATGTTCCTGATACACGGGACAGTTCAAAGACACTACGACCGCCTGTGGACATCTTTGAGACATCAGAAGGTTTAACAGTCATTGCGGACTTACCTGGTGTTCAGAAAGAAGATGTCCAGATTCAGGTGGAGAATGACATCCTGACTATCAAGGCTGTTGCAAAAAGCAATTTGAATGTAGACCCAACCTATCGGGAGTTTGAATTATATCCCTATTTCCGTCAATTCCAGTTAAGTGATAAGACGGATCAGGAGAAAATCAAGGCGGAACTGAAGAATGGTGTATTGATTATCCACTTACCTAAGAAAGAAGAAGCCAAACCAAAACAAATTCCTGTTACTGTCAGTTAA
- a CDS encoding Hsp20/alpha crystallin family protein: MRNTLVPVQIKERLNDLRQTVNNWFDRLLTSRKDSGNWLTHEPFFFDVFNTATFPAVDVEESDDEVIINAEMPGLSEKDFEVELQGQRLILRGEKKFQQEKKDRSYYYAECQYGSFSRVIPLPCEVVAEKAEAKYKNGVLNIRLPKSESAKAHRVRINVE; the protein is encoded by the coding sequence ATGCGTAACACGTTGGTTCCAGTTCAAATTAAAGAAAGATTAAACGATTTACGGCAAACCGTCAACAATTGGTTTGACCGTTTGTTAACCTCCCGAAAGGATTCGGGAAATTGGCTCACGCATGAACCTTTCTTCTTCGACGTGTTCAATACCGCAACATTTCCTGCGGTAGATGTCGAAGAAAGTGATGATGAGGTCATCATAAATGCAGAAATGCCAGGCTTATCCGAAAAGGATTTTGAGGTTGAGCTTCAGGGGCAAAGGCTTATCCTGCGGGGTGAAAAGAAATTCCAGCAGGAAAAGAAGGACCGTTCATACTACTATGCAGAATGTCAATATGGTTCCTTCTCTCGTGTCATTCCTTTGCCTTGTGAAGTCGTTGCGGAAAAAGCCGAGGCAAAATATAAAAATGGCGTATTAAATATACGATTGCCGAAAAGCGAATCCGCTAAGGCGCATCGTGTGCGTATTAATGTTGAATAA
- a CDS encoding DMT family protein, whose amino-acid sequence MWYRFAPIILLILSNLFMTYAWYGHLKDMKSKPIFMAIVFSWCVAFFEYCLQVPANRIGFQFLSLSQLKVLQEVITMVVFAIFSVVYMKEQIRMDFVWASMCLVGAVYFMFRGMFAN is encoded by the coding sequence ATGTGGTATCGATTTGCTCCGATAATCTTATTGATATTATCGAATCTGTTCATGACTTATGCGTGGTATGGTCATTTGAAGGATATGAAGAGTAAGCCTATATTTATGGCAATTGTATTTAGTTGGTGTGTAGCGTTTTTTGAATATTGCCTTCAAGTGCCTGCTAACCGTATTGGGTTTCAGTTTTTAAGTTTAAGTCAGTTAAAGGTACTTCAAGAAGTTATTACGATGGTAGTATTTGCTATTTTCTCGGTTGTATATATGAAAGAGCAAATTCGTATGGATTTTGTATGGGCTTCCATGTGCCTTGTGGGTGCTGTATATTTTATGTTTCGGGGTATGTTTGCTAATTAG